One stretch of Sphingomonas rosea DNA includes these proteins:
- the pyrH gene encoding UMP kinase, with product MPRRFNRILLKLSGEALMGPGQFGIDPETVASMAAEVKAAKEAGFELCLVIGGGNIFRGMAGAAKGMDRAQADYMGMLATVMNALAVQNALEQMGVETRVQSAIKMDQVCEPVIRRRAERHLAKGRVVIFAAGVGSPYFTTDTGAALRAAEMKCNALFKGTSVDGVYSADPKKDSNAKRYETIGFDRVLAEDLKIMDAAAVALCRDNDIPIVVFNIRQPGNLAKVLAGEGTATIVQNQEGN from the coding sequence ATGCCCCGTCGCTTCAACCGAATCCTGCTGAAGCTGTCGGGCGAGGCATTGATGGGCCCGGGCCAGTTCGGCATCGATCCCGAAACCGTCGCCTCGATGGCGGCCGAGGTGAAGGCCGCCAAGGAAGCCGGCTTCGAGCTCTGCCTCGTCATCGGCGGGGGCAACATCTTCCGCGGCATGGCCGGCGCGGCCAAGGGCATGGACCGGGCCCAGGCCGACTACATGGGCATGCTCGCGACCGTGATGAACGCGCTCGCGGTCCAGAATGCGCTCGAGCAGATGGGGGTCGAGACCCGCGTCCAGTCGGCGATCAAGATGGACCAGGTGTGCGAGCCCGTCATCCGCCGCCGCGCCGAGCGCCACCTCGCCAAGGGCCGCGTGGTGATCTTCGCCGCGGGCGTCGGCTCGCCCTATTTCACCACCGATACCGGTGCCGCGCTCCGCGCCGCCGAGATGAAGTGCAATGCCCTGTTCAAGGGCACCAGCGTCGACGGCGTCTATTCGGCCGACCCCAAGAAGGACTCGAACGCCAAGCGCTACGAGACCATCGGCTTCGACCGCGTGCTGGCCGAGGACCTCAAGATCATGGACGCGGCCGCGGTCGCGCTGTGCCGCGACAACGACATCCCGATCGTCGTCTTCAACATCCGCCAGCCGGGCAATCTCGCCAAGGTGCTCGCGGGCGAGGGGACCGCCACGATCGTTCAGAACCAGGAGGGAAACTGA
- the rpsB gene encoding 30S ribosomal protein S2 has protein sequence MASTLVSMQQLLEAGAHFGHQTHRWNPRMKPYIFGDRNGVHIIDLSQSVPLFARALDFVQQSVARGGKVLFVGTKRQAQDAVAEAAQRSGQHFVNHRWLGGMLTNWKTISNSIKRLKTLEEQLSGDTAGLTKKEVLQLTRERDKLEKSLGGIRDMGGLPDVMFVIDTNKEELAIKEANVLGIPVVAILDSNSNPEGIAFPVPGNDDASRAIRLYADAIAEASLAGKTGNQQRQGVDIGAMSEPPAEAATAEA, from the coding sequence ATGGCGAGCACGCTCGTCTCGATGCAGCAATTGCTCGAAGCTGGTGCCCACTTCGGCCACCAGACCCACCGCTGGAACCCGCGGATGAAGCCGTACATCTTCGGCGACCGCAACGGCGTTCACATCATCGACCTGTCGCAGAGCGTTCCGCTGTTCGCCCGTGCGCTCGACTTCGTCCAGCAGAGCGTCGCCCGCGGCGGCAAGGTGCTGTTCGTCGGCACCAAGCGCCAGGCGCAGGACGCCGTGGCCGAGGCCGCGCAGCGCTCGGGCCAGCACTTCGTCAACCACCGCTGGCTCGGCGGCATGCTGACCAACTGGAAGACCATCTCGAACTCGATCAAGCGCCTGAAGACGCTCGAGGAGCAGCTGTCGGGCGACACCGCCGGCCTCACCAAGAAGGAAGTCCTCCAGCTCACCCGCGAGCGCGACAAGCTCGAAAAGAGCCTCGGCGGCATCCGCGACATGGGCGGCCTGCCCGACGTCATGTTCGTGATCGACACCAACAAGGAAGAGCTGGCGATCAAGGAAGCCAACGTCCTCGGTATCCCGGTCGTCGCGATCCTCGATTCGAACTCGAACCCCGAGGGCATCGCCTTCCCGGTTCCGGGCAACGATGACGCCAGCCGCGCCATCCGCCTCTATGCCGACGCGATCGCCGAGGCCTCGCTCGCCGGCAAGACCGGCAACCAGCAGCGCCAGGGTGTCGACATCGGCGCCATGAGCGAGCCGCCGGCCGAAGCCGCCACCGCCGAAGCGTAA
- a CDS encoding DUF3775 domain-containing protein — MDPLTPLDTLCRIILRAKEYEAQVPSDYDAGEDAENVDGEDGEALSVLDDDINDGVEEELRAAIDDLAEDQQAELLAFCWVGQGTYEASDWDEAIAEATDEVRSGDIVDQFLEMPMLASVLESGMAAFELSCDGVGDLS; from the coding sequence ATGGACCCGCTGACGCCCCTCGACACCCTGTGCCGGATCATCCTGCGCGCCAAGGAATATGAGGCGCAGGTGCCTTCCGACTATGACGCGGGCGAGGATGCCGAGAATGTCGACGGCGAGGATGGCGAAGCGCTCTCCGTGCTCGACGACGACATCAACGACGGCGTCGAGGAAGAGCTTCGCGCCGCGATCGACGACCTCGCCGAGGACCAGCAGGCCGAATTGCTCGCCTTCTGCTGGGTCGGCCAGGGCACCTACGAGGCGTCCGACTGGGACGAGGCGATCGCCGAGGCGACCGACGAGGTGCGCTCGGGCGACATCGTCGACCAGTTCCTCGAGATGCCGATGCTGGCGAGCGTGCTCGAAAGCGGCATGGCCGCGTTCGAACTGAGCTGCGACGGGGTCGGCGACCTCAGCTAG
- a CDS encoding isoprenyl transferase, producing MVRPGRSAEREVEGQKATPRHVAIIMDGNGRWAARRGLPRVAGHRAGAEAVRRTMQAAADAGVEVLTLYAFSSENWRRSEDEVSDLKGLMRFYLERELGTLQKEKVRLKLIGEPAAFGNDLYDRLSQAVEETKDNDRLTLVVALNYGSQAELVGAARALAERAKAGEIDPATIDIAAVESLLHTRDLPPLDLLVRTSGEVRLSNFLLWQAAYAELVFTDTLWPDFDEAAFAATLAEFARRQRRFGGR from the coding sequence ATCGTTCGTCCCGGGCGGAGCGCCGAGCGCGAAGTCGAAGGGCAAAAGGCCACCCCCCGCCACGTCGCCATCATCATGGATGGCAACGGCCGCTGGGCGGCGCGCCGCGGCTTGCCGCGGGTCGCGGGGCACCGCGCCGGGGCGGAAGCCGTTCGCCGGACGATGCAGGCCGCGGCCGACGCGGGGGTCGAGGTGCTGACCCTCTACGCCTTCTCGAGCGAGAACTGGCGGCGGAGCGAGGACGAGGTCAGCGACCTCAAGGGGCTGATGCGCTTCTACCTCGAGCGCGAGCTCGGCACGCTCCAGAAGGAGAAGGTCCGCCTCAAGCTGATCGGCGAGCCGGCGGCCTTCGGCAACGACCTCTACGATCGCCTGTCCCAGGCAGTCGAGGAGACCAAGGACAACGACCGGCTGACGCTCGTCGTCGCGCTGAACTACGGCAGCCAAGCCGAGCTGGTCGGCGCCGCGCGGGCGCTCGCCGAGCGCGCCAAGGCAGGCGAGATCGACCCGGCCACGATCGACATCGCGGCGGTCGAGAGCCTCCTCCACACCCGCGACCTGCCCCCCCTCGATCTGCTGGTCCGCACTTCGGGCGAAGTCCGGTTGTCGAACTTCCTCCTGTGGCAAGCCGCCTATGCCGAGCTGGTCTTCACCGACACGCTCTGGCCCGACTTCGACGAAGCGGCCTTTGCCGCGACCCTCGCCGAATTCGCGCGGCGCCAGCGACGGTTCGGCGGGCGATGA
- the tsf gene encoding translation elongation factor Ts, with product MAEITAALVKELRERSGAGMMDCKKALAENGGDIEASIDWLRAKGLASAGKKAGRTAAEGLVGAAVSGTKGVVVEVNSETDFVAKNEQFQNFVRDVTKLALETGDDVEALKKATMPNGKSVEEALTENIATIGENQNLRRAKSLEVSQGAVVSYVHNAAAPGMGKIGVLVALEGDAPADKLEALGRQLAMHIAAAAPLALNGDDIDPAIIEREAAIAREKNADKIAGKPADIAEKILKGPVDKFRKESALLSQAVVFDGKTPVQDWVAGEAKAAGGSVTVKDFVRFQLGEGIEKAQSDFAAEVAAAAGVA from the coding sequence ATGGCTGAGATCACGGCCGCATTGGTGAAAGAACTGCGCGAGCGCTCGGGCGCTGGCATGATGGACTGCAAGAAGGCGCTCGCCGAAAATGGCGGCGACATCGAAGCCTCGATCGACTGGCTGCGCGCCAAGGGCCTCGCTTCGGCGGGCAAGAAGGCCGGCCGTACCGCCGCCGAGGGTCTGGTCGGCGCTGCCGTCTCGGGCACCAAGGGCGTGGTGGTCGAGGTCAATTCGGAAACCGACTTCGTCGCCAAGAACGAGCAGTTCCAGAACTTCGTCCGCGACGTGACCAAGCTCGCGCTCGAGACCGGCGATGACGTCGAGGCGCTCAAGAAGGCGACCATGCCGAACGGCAAGAGCGTCGAGGAAGCGCTGACCGAGAACATCGCCACCATCGGCGAGAACCAGAACCTGCGCCGCGCCAAGAGCCTCGAAGTCTCGCAGGGCGCCGTCGTCAGCTACGTCCACAACGCCGCTGCGCCCGGCATGGGCAAGATCGGCGTGCTGGTCGCGCTCGAGGGCGATGCCCCGGCCGACAAGCTCGAAGCGCTTGGCCGTCAGCTCGCGATGCACATCGCCGCCGCCGCGCCGCTGGCGCTCAACGGCGACGACATCGACCCGGCGATCATCGAGCGCGAAGCCGCGATCGCCCGCGAGAAGAATGCCGACAAGATTGCCGGCAAGCCCGCCGACATCGCCGAGAAGATCCTCAAGGGTCCGGTCGACAAGTTCCGCAAGGAATCGGCGCTGCTCAGCCAGGCGGTCGTGTTCGACGGCAAGACCCCGGTCCAGGACTGGGTCGCCGGTGAAGCCAAGGCGGCCGGCGGCAGCGTCACCGTCAAGGACTTCGTCCGCTTCCAGCTCGGCGAAGGCATCGAGAAGGCGCAGAGCGACTTCGCCGCCGAGGTCGCCGCTGCGGCCGGCGTCGCCTGA
- the frr gene encoding ribosome recycling factor, whose amino-acid sequence MPAYDKADTQRRMSGAVDSLKSDLGGLRTGRASTALLDPVQVEVYGAKMPLNQVATVSVPEPRMISVQVWDRSNLNAVEKAIRSAGLGINPITDGQMIRLPIPDMTEERRKELAKLVSQYAEKARIAVRNVRRDAMDALKTDEKKKEIAEDEHKRLDTEVQKMTDDTIKEVDSVAAAKEKEILGK is encoded by the coding sequence ATGCCAGCCTATGACAAGGCCGATACCCAGCGCCGCATGAGCGGCGCGGTGGACTCGCTCAAGAGCGATCTGGGCGGACTTCGCACCGGCCGCGCCTCGACCGCGCTGCTCGATCCGGTGCAGGTCGAGGTCTATGGCGCCAAGATGCCCCTGAACCAGGTCGCGACCGTCTCGGTGCCCGAGCCGCGGATGATCTCGGTCCAGGTCTGGGACCGCTCGAACCTGAACGCGGTCGAAAAGGCGATCCGCTCGGCCGGCCTCGGCATCAACCCGATCACCGACGGGCAGATGATCCGCCTGCCGATCCCCGACATGACCGAGGAGCGCCGCAAGGAGCTCGCCAAGCTCGTCAGCCAATATGCCGAAAAGGCCCGGATCGCGGTGCGCAATGTCCGCCGCGACGCGATGGACGCCTTGAAGACCGACGAAAAGAAGAAGGAAATCGCCGAGGACGAGCACAAGCGGCTCGACACCGAGGTCCAGAAGATGACCGACGACACCATCAAGGAAGTCGATTCGGTCGCCGCGGCCAAGGAAAAGGAAATCCTCGGCAAGTGA